TGGTGGAATGAGGAAAATATGTGGGCAGGCAAAAGACTGGTTAGAAATCAGCATGAATTCACTGCAGAGACAGATATGTATGATGTGGGAGGAGTTACGATTTGTAAAGGGTAACAGGCAAAACTTGTGGAAGACATGCAAGGCAGTGACAGGAGAAGGGGTAAGATGGCAGTGGGAAAACACTACACTGAGAAGTAAATGGTGATGGTGAACAAATGGAAACTACAAGAGAAATACACCTCATTCTGATTAAAAATGAAATAACTTAAATAAATGTGAAACAGGGAAATGTAAAAAGAAGCTTTGCAAAAATTATATTTtattagaggaaaaggaaagtcttTCTGTGTTTAACAACATATAAATATGATATGCTTAAACTATTTTATGGAAAAATCTAAACATGGGAAAGGGACATGAATATGCACTTAGTATATTACAAACTAGAATACATGCTTTAGGAACATTTCACATTTTTAATTTGATTTAAGCCAATAAGTGACAATGACTTCCTGCTGACTGTAGTTTGGAGGTGAAAGcctatatattattatttatcacaCAGTCATCTCATATTTCTAGAATTTCCTGATGTATAAACTAAGGTCTACTTATAAATGAATGAGAAGTAAAACCACTTGTTGTAACTCTGAGTGAGGGTTAGTTATTACATTTTCTAAGTTTATAATGTTTATTTTCATAATCATTTGCAATAATGAAGACTGAAAAGTGGATCAAGGTTACAAATGAACCCAGCTGTTATTCACTagttttaggtattaaaaatacAATTCTTACATAAAATTCACcgtaaaataacagaaaaagtAACAATTAACCACCATTCAATCAATCTACTAGTATTGAATTAGCTTACAAGTAGCttcataacaataaaaaaaaagttagtgctTATTCTGTAAGAATAAGATAATATGATTCTGCTGAGGCATGTTGATGCTCAACAGTACGTATGTATTATGACAAGAGGCCAGCGAGAACAGTAGGTTGTACGAGATAGCTTTAAGTACAGCCATACAAACAGCTTCCCTATGCATTGTCATATCTATCTGTACTCAATCAGCAATCTGTCAGCTTTAAGCAACTTGACTAAAATCCTAGGAAACAAGATCTTCAGCTGCATATTAACTATGATTCAAGGATTTGAGCATGGAATATTACCTTTGTCTGCAAATGTAAAAAACCTAATGCCTTCTAGCACCAAAGCTAATAATGAAATAACCATATTTCCTCTTGTATTGCACACATTGTTGTTTTGAAagtgagaaaaggataaagacaaATGTGTATTTGACTCATATGAAGACTACTACTAATGTCAGTGACTTTAAATAACATTCTGATTCTATCAATAATGTGCAGGGCACAAGAGTtggtgcataacatgcatataAAAGTAAAATTAAAGCTTCCAACAAATACAGATCTCTTAcctaataatatataaacaatgtacaGTTTGACAATATAAGCTAAAGTATAAGAAATCTGAATAAAAGTGTCCCACAACTGAGCCAAGTATGACGACAGGTTCGTCCATGACCATGCACCCTCAGCGCTGCCTCTGCCTCTTTGTGTTTGTGCATGCAGATTCAGCCAGAACAAATCAGTATTACCTAACTAAGCTGATCATAATCACTCTTAGCCTGGAATCTCCTTATTCAGCATTATCAAATATATCCTTATAGACTGATGATTTTACCAAGAAATGAATATAATCATCAATGAAATTTGTGTAGGTGAGTGAACAAGTAAACTGCATGAAGACAGGCCTGTGTTTAACCTTGGTGCATAACTATTTCATCACCAATTATGGGTCATTTTCTCTATTGGTTTTTTTTAAGTCACTGGCAGTAAGGTGCATATCTTATGAGCAGTCACATTACAGCTCTTGTTATGTAAAACTCATTTTTAACTCACACAGCTTGACTAGGTGAGACACAATATTTGCGAGGAAATACTGTACATGTTGAATAAAATATCAGACCAAACTATACAATGCTTCTTTCATACACCTGCACACAATAAAGTCTATTCAGCAGTGCAGTCCATGGCATCCAAGCAAAAGCCACCAGTATAATAGAGAGTCAGTTTCAAGCTAAAAgttatagaagagaaaggaatatatgAAACAGCCTGTTGCAACATTTTGACCATTATAAACTGAAATCATAATTCAAGATTAGTGAAAACAAGAGAAGCTGCAGAGCACTATAGTTTGAAGCACCACAAATCAAAATAGCACTTGACATTTCAAACAGTGACTTACAGTCAAGAAAATATAACTACATAGGTAcaattcttgtcattttttaTGCTCTTCCCATCCCTTATTCTACAATTATAATGTTATTTTTCATCCATAGTGCAGATTAAGAAACAAATATTCATTCTGCATAAAAGCTGCATTTCACACCAAGAAGTATGGGAAGTGCTTTTGCTCTACATTGCTGTGACTTGCTGCTACATATAATCCACCTGTTGCCCTATTTGTGCTTCCGAGGCAAATTCTTCTGGAGTTTAGTGTTGATCATTGCCTTTTTGTAAATAAGTGTTATCTGACCTCACTGTTTATGAGAGTTACAACCCAGAATGACATTACAAATGGCAAATTTCTTTCTACAGTTATATTGTGTTACATTCTTAGACCACCATAATCCATATATAtttgattaataaattgtttataTTTTGGCCTTTTAGTTTCAAAACCATCACTTACATCTTGAGACTTATTGGGCCAAGGATGTTTTGGAAACAAGTTTCTGGAAAACTGATGGACTGAATTCTTTGACTGACAAAGAAGTTACTATTCTCAGCAGCTGTGGCTCACTCtccccaacacaccctgcccaGGCTGTTGTGTATAACTTCAACCCCAGGGTGAAAGTGAGGCAAGCAATACTGCTCTTTTGCCaagtgttttctttcccttctagtCCTTTGCCTTCTTGCAAACACCAGAGAGAAAGGCAAAGTTTTTATTATTACTTAACTAACTGTCCGCAAAGGGAACAACAAtacgaaaagaacaaaaagaggaggagcagatgtAGACCAGTAGATAATGGCAGGGAGAGTGAGGTCCACTTTGCCTGCCAAACATTCCATCCCATCCATGCTGTCTGCCCTGCATGCGTGATGCATTGCCACTTCCTTAATCGTATACAGCAAAACTGGGGCCCCAACTGTTGAAATGAAGTGACTGACAGAAAATTAGAAAGTGGCAACTGAAGTTGGGTGATCATTGCTGTCTTTGCAAAACCATCCCCAGAGCAGAAATGAGGCAAGCTACACACTGGTCTTTTGCCAAGTTCATCCTCCACATTTTCTTGTTCCTAGCTCTCTTGCAAACACTAAGGGGTGAAGCAAAGCCTTCATTGCCACTTGACCTCTTATTATGGAAACATAATGAGACTGCAAAGTTGAAAACAAAAAGGGGAGGAGCAATAAAATGATGAGGAGTGAGTGAGGTCAACTCTGCCTGCTGGGAGGGTTGCAGAACCATGAGCTGGATTGGTTTGTCATCCTTGGTGCTTTGTTTCACCATGGCTTGTGTCTGGTGCTGCAGATGTTTTTGCAACTTTATCTAGCCATTTCTATGAAAAATTGGCCATAATGCCACCACCTTTAAATCTTTATCTGAGACTTTGCCTCAGAATGCTTAAATAGATGGCTGATGTGAGCTAACATCTCAAAATCAACTTCTCATTTCAACTGAATGAGCCACAATATCACTGCCTTCATAAGAAAAAAAGTACATACACTCTGGAGTCCCACCACCTGCTTGCCTTGGCCCATCAAGCCATTACTGAGACTGGCTGCATGGGGCAGCAGGGCCCAGGAAAAAGAGCATGGGTGGGGACACTCATGTGTTTTATCTTCGTAGCTGTGCCACTTCTGAATCTTTTACTAGCATCCCTAGTTAAATTatcatgtttcctttttttttaatttcaataTGGTGAGTTTGGTTGGATGTACAACTTATTACTGTACTTATCAAAGAAACTCGTATGAATAAGTAATTTGCAGTAGTATGATATGTTCAGGTTCACAGAGCATTGAAAAGAAAATGGCAAACTGCATCAAGCCATATATGCTGCATATCCTGTTTCTCATACACCATCTGACCAACTGTTTATAGTTGCCCCTGGATCCTATCTAATTATTTCTTAACTCTTGTAAAGTGCGAGGTCATTTTAATTCATAATTCAATGCATATATTGGATATGGAAGAGATTGTGTGTATGTCCTTATGGTGCAGTCACACATTATGCAGTGCCCACAACTTTGTTAAATGCTAGTTTAAACATTTTTATTTCCAGCTTACCTAACACCTGTGACATGATCATGTTCAGAACTTTCTCTGTTGCATGTGATCATTTGTTTTTACTACTCATGGAATATAAAGCAATATAAACAAACAGCAGTCAGACTCCAGGCTCACTTGCCTTCATGTCCTATTGCAGGTAGGCAAGTCACCTTCATGATCCAGGAATGCTTGGATATGTTACCCAATTGCATAGAAGTGGCAGAGTAGCAAACAGTGGGTACCAACAGTAAATATAACAATATTAAATAAATTTAGAGATTTTGATTATTAATGTATATGAAATAAACTGAGGTAGCCAATCATTTTGTGGGATATTCTTTAAGAAATTTTAAGGTCCCAAAGCATACAAATCCTCTGAAATGTTGGATACACTATTACAAAGAAAACACTTGCAATTCACACCATATTCTTAAAATGCCTTAAACAACCACCTGGATAACAATAATTTGATTTCATCAAATCGTACAGCAGACCATCAATTTAACACAATTTTTATTTAACATGAGACTTGAGTTTTCTGTACAAGACAACTATCTTCAATTGAGAACAAATAATTTTGGGACATAACAAATAAAACATTCCTGCCAGTGAGGAGGGTCAGTAAAACATAAAAATGAGAAACActgaaaatgtaaaataaatacaataaaatgtGGAATGACGCTAACAAGCGTGCAGCAAGCAATACTGATTTCCACTTGGCTCCTGATTTGCTTAGTGCAAGAGTAACAAGGCTGCAGACCCATCAGCTCAGTGAATGATTCTTTCCTGGCCCCATGTTGGCTAAGGGCAAAATCAGCATGGCTACTCATTGGTTGTGTCAAACTGTAGGTGGGTGAGTTCCTACTGGCTATTGGCTGCAGAGAAGGGTAATGTGACTGCTGACTGCCTGTGTCAGCATCTTGGTGAACCAAATGCAAGAAAATTTTTACACATTATTATTTGAATGTTTTTCAATCCTATTGACACATTCAGTAAATAGTCAAGGTAATACTGACCATGAATTAATTGTTGTCATGCATTTATAAGTCATGCTGATAGATGTAAACAGACCATTTCATGTTCTATAATCTTATCTACATCAAGTTTTTGAGCATTAGCATCAGCAGAATCATACAAAAACTTTTGTTTATTATAGGTGAGGGTAAGCACTTGTCTCCACAGTGGGTCTATGAAAGCCTTAAGGATAGTCATGGGCAGCTGGCAACTCTCCATTAAGGGGCAGGGCTGGTGTAGGCCGACCATACAGTACATAGCAGATTCTAGTTCTCAAAGAATCACTTCATTATtccctcatttattcattcattgctgatttttttcacatatttgtgtcaatatatatatatatatatatatatatatatatatatatatatatatatatatatatatatatatatatatatatatatatatatatatatatatatatatatatatatatatatatatatatttcatatttaGTAATGTGTTTCTTTTGTCCCAAAATAACAAATCCCATTGAAATAATTTTCATTTTGTACAAAACTAATTTAGAACTAATTCCTTTGGTCCCTATCTCATGTCAGAGCCAGGGTATACAGTATCATTAGGCTATGGTGAGAGAGATGAATATTACGATAAAAAAATGGCCTACTTGATCGCTGTGCTTCTTAGTGGTGTAGTGAAATAAATTCCACTTTGATCACACTCCTTACCTATTTTATTTTAAGACCAGATATGAATTCAAATGGTGTGCCATATGTATAATAAAGCTtaaatatatttttgcatataaattaataaatattcTCAGACTCTATTTATCCATATTTACTGAAGGCAATGTTTGATCTGACAAAGAATGAGAGCTATCACTCTTTTGACACTTATCAATAGAATCACTACTTATTTTCCAAGCTTTCTCACCAGTCTCCTCTGTTTTAGCAGTATCACATAAAGTCTCTTGTGAAAGGCTTACTAGATTAGTTCTATTTTCTGCGCTCGTGGTATGTGCGATACTATTATTTGTGCTGGAAGTGTGACCTGCTCTATTATCTCCTCTGGTTGAATCAGCTGTTCCATCATCAATGTTTCCTTCCTGAGGTGTTATGGTGCTGCTATTATTGCTACTGCCAAATGTTGAGTGAGAGGCACATTGTGAGtaggcagggggggaggaggatgtgttCAATAATCTCTCAGATTCCATACAACCATCAGACTGCTGTGTTCTTGCATCTGGCTGCTGCTGTGAGCCTCCAACTGCACCTTCTGGTTGGCTCTCAGGTACTTGATGGGGAGCTAAAAAGTCCTGCAACCCACCTTCTGCATTAAGTTGTAGGGAGCCTGAGCGAGTGGCTGGATATGGTGGTAACATGGACATGGCCTCCTCATAGCTTGGTGGTTTCTCTGTCACCAAGAAGTAGTCTGGTGGCCTGGTCTGGGAGGCTGAGGTGCCTGGGGTACGGGAATGGGCTTGGCCACGTACCATAGGCACAGTGATTACATGAAGATCTCCTGCACCATCTGAACTGACCTTTAAAAGCCAAAGAGCAACAACACTGTAAAAAGCTGGTTATCATCTATCACAAGCACCTCACATTAGTGCATATGAACCACCACAATAAATCTATGTCCCTTCCATTGGTACTATCAATAGTTTTCCAACCAATATAGAAACAAATTACTGTCATATCTTAGATTTTGCTCTCTTACAACACAACTCACACAAATGTAACTTGTTGAGGGCACATGTTATAGCTTCACAtggctgcagtgctcatctccgaagcATTGGCTCTTGAGCCTGTTGCTGGTAATAACCCATTACCCCATGACACAGCTAGTGTGACATTTGGGTTACTACAGTTtatctttcccaggtttccccagttacccatttattgaccatcaCCAAAGGGAGGATGTACAGTCCTACATCTAGTATTAATTCTTACAAGCTCCTCACACAAGCATGCAATTACATAGTTAATCATTTAAATGAAGCTGAAAATACTATGGAGAAGAGGCAGATGATTGTGTCTGTCACAAGCACATAGTGCTTATGTGAGTTGACATCTGAAAAGAGTGCTTTTGAGGTCCTGATTATGTAAATGAAAAAGCactgtaaatttattttcttGAGTACTGCGGCTTAAATAATAATTCTTGCCTGTCCCTTACTATGCATTCCTGCTATTTTTTGGTACAAACAAATACCTATATGCACAGTAAAAGCTAACATATATGCCTGTTGTGCCATTATAATGCCTTATGGTGTTGCAATTGTACATATTTTGGAACCAAAAAATCCCCAAGTCAGGATTTTTTTTACTAAGAACCAAGGACTACAGTAATTTCTTACACAGTATTTGGTGCTATAGAAAGAGGTCGAATAACTTAAGGATACTATACAAGAAACTTCTGTAGTCTTTGGTGCTTTGTAGAAAACTAGGATACTTGGGGAGTTGCTCTACTGTATTGGTGGGATATCTATAATTACAAGGGGtcacaaaaaaagtgaaatgtaTTCCCATTTTTCTAATTGATCTCATTATTCATTAGCAATTTCATAATATGTGAGATCTTGACATAATGCAAACACTTCATTTCATAATAATCTGCTATACTACCTACAACTTACAACTTATCCAGTTATGATTATGCAACTCTGGCAAAAGTTAGCATAAAAACATTGCATCTAAAAATTTACACATTGTAGATTATAATAACACAAGGATGTCTCACCTCTTGgacggcagtagtagtagtggcttgCGGGGATACGAACATCCAGCGACACATGGCAGCGATGATAAGGAAGGAGCCAATGATAACCAGGCCCACACCAAGGTAGCGCACAGGCTCTATGTATGCCTGAGCCACACCCAGCCAGTTGAGCAGAACACCTGTCACCAGGGAGATTCAGCTATACAGGTGTATTCTTTTACTGACCATCATTCTTACAGCCACAGGCAACCTTTGTGTCATTTTTACACAGGTGCATCATCTCATGAATTCTATCGAGTGATTAATTACAGGCAGCACAACAATGAATTTTATTGCTTGATGCCAATCACAATGAAactattaaccccttcactccagcgacGCCGATGTCGGCGTCCAACGGGCGTCCaacggcgtcaccgtatggaaagggttagtcctctgttaaacctcttaatcctcttccatttcctcttaatcctcttctaaacctcttaacaggaaatggaagaggattaagaggaatttagaggaggattgagaggtttagaagaggattaatcctcttccatttcctcttgacgctttccatactgtgacgccgacatctgcgtcatggatggaaagggttaagttcCCTATGAATAAAAACTAACATGACATTCATGGACCTTCACACTTGAACCAAGGAAGGGTTTAAAGTTTAAAGAAATGTCTGTCACAATCCTTGGAAAGAGCTTGGGAAATTACATACCAAAATGATAAAACACCAATGATTGATATAGTAATAAAAATGCACCATATTAATCTGAACTTTAGTACAGATAATAGATACTTTGTTACTTGCATTCGCTATCAGAATTATTGCTGGTAAATTTATTATGCATGAATAACAAAATAACCCACCTATACATGAGAGTGCAATGCCATATCGGTATGC
Above is a window of Eriocheir sinensis breed Jianghai 21 chromosome 8, ASM2467909v1, whole genome shotgun sequence DNA encoding:
- the LOC126995474 gene encoding uncharacterized protein LOC126995474, which encodes MPSQVQRLGNFPNFTHQAYRYGIALSCIGVLLNWLGVAQAYIEPVRYLGVGLVIIGSFLIIAAMCRWMFVSPQATTTTAVQEVSSDGAGDLHVITVPMVRGQAHSRTPGTSASQTRPPDYFLVTEKPPSYEEAMSMLPPYPATRSGSLQLNAEGGLQDFLAPHQVPESQPEGAVGGSQQQPDARTQQSDGCMESERLLNTSSSPPAYSQCASHSTFGSSNNSSTITPQEGNIDDGTADSTRGDNRAGHTSSTNNSIAHTTSAENRTNLVSLSQETLCDTAKTEETGEKAWKISSDSIDKCQKSDSSHSLSDQTLPSVNMDK